Proteins from one Catenuloplanes atrovinosus genomic window:
- a CDS encoding ABC transporter ATP-binding protein has protein sequence MMMLACEARDLVKVYGRGDTAVRALDGVSVGFPRAEFTAIMGPSGSGKSTLMHCLAGLDRATSGAVLLGDVDLSRQSDRVLTQVRRERIGFVFQAFNLLPQLTAAQNITLPLDLSGRKPDPALFGRLVDVLGLRDRLRHRPSELSGGQQQRVALARALISRPEAVFADEPTGNLDSRTGAEVLSFLRDAVREYGQTVVMVTHDPIAASYADRVVMLADGRISGEIMRPTRESVADALNQLAGAR, from the coding sequence ATGATGATGCTCGCCTGCGAGGCACGTGACCTGGTCAAGGTCTACGGCCGCGGCGACACCGCGGTACGTGCGCTGGACGGCGTGTCGGTGGGTTTTCCGCGGGCCGAGTTCACCGCCATCATGGGCCCCTCGGGTTCCGGCAAGTCGACGCTGATGCACTGCCTGGCCGGCCTCGACCGCGCCACCAGCGGCGCGGTGCTGCTCGGCGACGTGGACCTCAGCCGCCAGTCCGACCGCGTGCTCACCCAGGTCCGCCGCGAGCGGATCGGCTTCGTCTTCCAGGCGTTCAACCTGCTGCCGCAGCTCACCGCGGCGCAGAACATCACGCTCCCGCTGGACCTGTCCGGTCGCAAGCCCGACCCCGCCCTGTTCGGCCGGCTGGTCGACGTGCTCGGCCTGCGCGACCGGCTCCGGCACCGGCCCAGTGAGCTGTCCGGCGGCCAGCAGCAGCGCGTCGCCCTGGCCCGCGCGCTGATCTCCCGCCCGGAGGCGGTCTTCGCGGACGAGCCGACCGGCAACCTGGACTCGCGTACCGGCGCGGAGGTGTTGTCCTTCCTGCGCGACGCGGTCCGCGAGTACGGCCAGACCGTCGTCATGGTCACCCACGACCCGATCGCGGCGTCCTACGCCGACCGCGTGGTCATGCTGGCCGACGGCCGGATCTCCGGCGAGATCATGCGCCCGACCCGCGAGTCCGTCGCCGACGCGCTGAACCAGCTGGCCGGTGCCCGATGA
- a CDS encoding FtsX-like permease family protein: MTVLRTQLAGLARRPARLLLTGLALIVAATVVFGTVLAQRITHQTILDTFSGTSANADLVIGIRTPATPEALEVVRNTPGVESATARNSVYYDVPSVPGTYLVLAGDPGRGPLSEVTLTSGTYPNAENQIAVTPRTADRMGLTVGRTIAVRLGPENPVRNLTVTGIVEPARGEGFSGIAFTTGDFVTRMSAGDSPTYEQYGIGRVEVHLVPGTDAQAVVQRLSGTLPQGIDPTGDGTAKAPIDVRIGAEVRKEEALNAASSMNELFYLVGLFVAIAAAAAALVATSTFRIVFAQRMRQLALLRAVGAGRGPLTRALIVEGALTGATAGVTGVLIAYGLGLAAGPAVRVFSDTELATPGLPILPAVLVVAGTTLIAVIAVLSPAVTAARVAPLEALRSAAVTGATARLGVVRWVFGLLLTAASLALVAIAVTMLPEPNEPSNGEGVLLATVAGGALGFFALVVLGPAVLRPVLWLVGQPLRALGPTGRLAVGAVGNAPKRAAAVSVVVALAVMLVAGALVTLSTARTTMEEELALMAPADIQIAADAGKTVPTAAVEAARAHPELTNVIPFRLAEANIPIVSENGERGNPARPIADLSLTALSTRDDIRVTEGSLDDLGPGKAVALDFADQFTGSLGYGETTTITHEGRSIQVTVVATVSGLPMDTWALLDPADLTALGFAPEPTTLLADAADDETAAYQAAVTLSPGLGVVVLTDERDELARQLLIITIVALGLVGMTVSVAVVGVGTTTALSVVERLREAGLLRAVGMSRGRLRATLLLEASLYGVVGSLLGLALAIPFAWLMLSGVGLDAPLTLPWGELALVVLILGILTALSGVLPARRASRVAPTAALAMD; this comes from the coding sequence ATGACCGTCCTGCGCACCCAGCTCGCGGGCCTCGCCCGCCGCCCGGCCCGGCTGCTGCTGACCGGCCTGGCGCTGATCGTCGCCGCCACGGTCGTCTTCGGCACCGTGCTGGCCCAGCGGATCACCCACCAGACCATCCTGGACACCTTCAGCGGTACGTCGGCGAACGCGGACCTGGTGATCGGCATCAGGACCCCGGCCACCCCCGAGGCGCTGGAGGTCGTCCGGAACACCCCCGGCGTGGAGTCCGCCACCGCGCGCAACTCCGTCTACTACGACGTGCCGTCGGTGCCCGGCACCTACCTCGTGCTCGCCGGTGACCCGGGCCGCGGCCCGCTGTCCGAGGTGACCCTCACCTCCGGCACCTATCCGAACGCGGAGAACCAGATCGCGGTCACGCCGCGCACCGCCGACCGGATGGGCCTGACGGTCGGCCGGACGATCGCCGTCCGGCTGGGCCCGGAGAATCCGGTGCGAAACCTCACCGTCACCGGCATCGTCGAGCCGGCGCGCGGCGAGGGCTTCTCCGGCATCGCGTTCACCACCGGGGATTTCGTCACCAGGATGAGCGCCGGCGACTCCCCGACCTACGAGCAGTACGGCATCGGCCGGGTCGAGGTGCACCTGGTGCCCGGCACCGACGCACAGGCGGTGGTGCAGCGGTTGTCCGGCACGCTGCCGCAGGGCATCGACCCGACGGGCGACGGCACCGCCAAGGCCCCGATCGACGTGCGGATCGGCGCGGAGGTGCGCAAGGAGGAGGCGCTGAACGCGGCGTCCTCGATGAACGAACTGTTCTACCTCGTCGGCCTCTTCGTCGCGATCGCGGCGGCCGCGGCAGCGCTGGTCGCCACGTCCACGTTCCGGATCGTGTTCGCCCAGCGGATGCGCCAGCTGGCACTGCTGCGGGCCGTCGGCGCCGGCCGCGGGCCGCTGACCCGGGCGCTGATCGTGGAGGGCGCGCTCACCGGCGCGACCGCCGGCGTCACCGGCGTGCTGATCGCGTACGGGCTCGGCCTCGCCGCCGGACCGGCCGTGCGCGTCTTCTCCGACACCGAGCTGGCCACGCCCGGCCTGCCGATCCTGCCCGCCGTGCTGGTCGTGGCCGGCACCACCCTGATCGCGGTGATCGCGGTCCTCTCCCCCGCCGTGACCGCCGCCCGCGTCGCCCCGCTGGAGGCGCTGCGCTCCGCGGCCGTCACCGGCGCCACCGCCCGGCTCGGCGTGGTCCGCTGGGTGTTCGGCCTGCTGCTCACGGCGGCCTCGCTGGCGCTGGTCGCGATCGCCGTGACGATGCTGCCGGAACCGAACGAGCCGAGCAACGGCGAGGGCGTCCTGCTGGCCACGGTCGCGGGCGGCGCACTCGGCTTCTTCGCGCTGGTCGTGCTCGGCCCCGCGGTACTGCGGCCGGTGCTGTGGCTGGTCGGCCAGCCGCTGCGCGCGCTCGGCCCGACCGGCCGGCTCGCGGTCGGCGCGGTCGGCAACGCACCCAAGCGGGCCGCCGCGGTCAGCGTGGTCGTGGCGCTGGCCGTCATGCTGGTCGCCGGCGCGCTGGTCACCCTCTCCACCGCCCGCACCACCATGGAGGAGGAGTTGGCCCTGATGGCCCCGGCCGACATACAGATCGCGGCCGACGCCGGCAAGACGGTGCCGACCGCCGCGGTCGAGGCGGCCCGCGCCCACCCGGAACTGACAAACGTCATCCCGTTCCGCCTCGCGGAGGCGAACATCCCGATCGTGAGCGAGAACGGCGAAAGAGGGAACCCCGCGCGCCCGATCGCCGACCTGTCGCTGACCGCGCTGAGCACCCGGGACGACATCCGCGTCACCGAGGGATCGCTGGACGACCTCGGCCCCGGCAAGGCCGTCGCGCTGGACTTCGCGGACCAGTTCACCGGCAGTCTCGGCTACGGCGAGACCACCACGATCACCCACGAGGGCCGCAGCATCCAAGTCACCGTGGTCGCCACCGTCTCCGGCCTGCCGATGGACACGTGGGCGCTGCTCGACCCGGCCGACCTGACCGCGCTCGGCTTCGCCCCGGAGCCGACCACCCTGCTCGCCGACGCGGCCGATGACGAGACCGCCGCGTACCAGGCCGCGGTGACGCTCTCGCCCGGCCTCGGCGTGGTCGTGCTCACCGACGAGCGCGACGAGCTCGCCAGGCAGCTGCTGATAATCACGATCGTCGCGCTGGGGCTGGTCGGCATGACCGTCTCCGTCGCGGTCGTCGGCGTCGGCACCACCACCGCGCTCTCCGTCGTCGAACGCCTCCGCGAAGCCGGCCTGCTCCGCGCCGTCGGCATGTCCCGCGGCCGGCTGCGCGCCACCCTGCTGCTGGAGGCCTCGCTGTACGGCGTGGTCGGCTCACTGCTCGGCCTGGCCCTGGCCATCCCGTTCGCGTGGCTGATGCTCTCCGGGGTCGGCCTGGACGCGCCGCTCACACTCCCGTGGGGCGAACTGGCCCTGGTCGTCCTGATCCTGGGCATCCTCACCGCCCTTTCCGGCGTCCTCCCCGCCCGCCGCGCCTCCCGGGTCGCCCCGACAGCGGCACTCGCCATGGACTGA
- a CDS encoding response regulator transcription factor: MTIRVLVADDQAMVRTGFGMIIGAQPDMELVGEAADGMQAVELALRLRPDVALMDIRMPRMDGLEALRRLAGPGVADPVNVVVVTTFDLDEYVHAALRNGACGFLLKDSGPALLVEAVRAAASGDALISPSITVRLLEHLTPPAPVRQDLGDLSPRELDVVRLTAQGRTNAEIAAELFISVGTVKTHLSSVQAKLGARNRVEIAAWAWERRLVAPGPR, translated from the coding sequence GTGACGATCCGGGTGCTGGTCGCGGACGACCAGGCGATGGTGCGTACCGGCTTCGGCATGATCATCGGCGCGCAGCCGGACATGGAGCTGGTGGGCGAGGCCGCGGACGGCATGCAGGCGGTCGAGCTGGCGCTGCGGCTGCGGCCGGACGTGGCGCTGATGGACATCCGGATGCCGCGGATGGACGGCCTGGAGGCGCTGCGCCGGCTGGCCGGCCCGGGCGTCGCCGATCCGGTCAACGTGGTCGTGGTGACCACGTTCGACCTGGACGAGTACGTGCACGCGGCGCTGCGCAACGGCGCCTGCGGCTTCCTGCTCAAGGACTCGGGCCCGGCGCTGCTGGTCGAGGCGGTGCGCGCCGCCGCCTCCGGCGACGCCCTGATCAGCCCGTCCATCACGGTACGGCTGCTGGAGCACCTGACGCCGCCCGCGCCGGTGCGGCAGGACCTGGGCGATCTGTCCCCGCGCGAGCTGGACGTGGTGCGGCTGACCGCGCAGGGCCGCACGAACGCGGAGATCGCCGCGGAGCTGTTCATCTCGGTGGGAACGGTCAAGACGCACCTGAGCAGCGTCCAGGCGAAGCTCGGCGCCCGCAACCGGGTCGAGATCGCGGCCTGGGCGTGGGAACGCCGCCTGGTCGCGCCCGGCCCGCGATAG
- a CDS encoding sensor histidine kinase encodes MISERKRRRPSVRRIALLLLTAFAFLIDLFIAAAGGSEATLVMLAPSLVLTTAGTLLWSRHKRLGSRLVPAFAIVLGAASVVLTLLTLFGTGGSTDSGSGWGFAETVALLAVLFAVARHGRPALAWPAGAALLFALLVQTQRASSGLELLIFGMMLTMIGGAIGATGVWTRFTAGQRERQIATVRAEQRAEFARDLHDFIAHHVTGIVVQAQGARFIAEQDPQRVITALDQIERAGAETMAAMRRMVGVLRGGDAAAPLAPLAGVADLGPLLEQFSAAGGARAVLYVEGALDGLPVDVSTSAYRVVMEALTNVRRHAVNATRADVRLRRTPDWLFVRVTNDGAAAPRATDRTGYGLDGLGERVASVGGWLRAGPGINGGWVVDAALPIAAGEGER; translated from the coding sequence ATGATCTCTGAACGGAAGCGGCGCCGCCCCAGCGTCCGGCGGATCGCTTTGCTCCTGCTGACCGCGTTCGCCTTCCTGATCGACCTGTTCATCGCCGCGGCCGGCGGGTCAGAGGCCACACTGGTGATGCTGGCGCCGTCGCTGGTGCTGACGACCGCCGGCACGCTGCTGTGGAGCCGGCACAAGCGGCTGGGCAGCCGGCTCGTACCCGCGTTCGCGATCGTGCTCGGCGCCGCCTCGGTGGTGCTGACCTTGCTCACGCTGTTCGGCACCGGCGGCTCCACCGACTCCGGTTCCGGCTGGGGCTTCGCCGAGACCGTGGCGCTGCTGGCGGTGCTGTTCGCGGTGGCCCGCCACGGGCGGCCCGCGCTGGCCTGGCCGGCCGGCGCCGCGCTGCTGTTCGCGCTGCTGGTGCAGACGCAGCGCGCCTCGTCCGGCCTCGAGCTGCTGATCTTCGGCATGATGCTGACCATGATCGGTGGCGCGATCGGCGCCACCGGCGTCTGGACCCGGTTCACCGCGGGTCAGCGGGAGCGGCAGATCGCCACGGTACGGGCCGAGCAGCGCGCCGAGTTCGCCCGGGACCTGCACGACTTCATCGCCCACCACGTGACCGGCATCGTGGTGCAGGCGCAGGGCGCGCGGTTCATCGCGGAGCAGGACCCGCAGCGGGTGATCACCGCGCTGGACCAGATCGAGCGGGCCGGCGCGGAGACGATGGCCGCGATGCGCCGGATGGTCGGCGTGCTGCGCGGCGGTGACGCGGCCGCACCGCTGGCGCCGCTGGCCGGGGTCGCGGACCTCGGGCCGCTGCTGGAGCAGTTCTCCGCCGCGGGCGGCGCGCGGGCGGTGCTCTACGTCGAGGGCGCGCTGGACGGGCTGCCGGTGGACGTGAGCACGTCGGCGTACCGGGTGGTGATGGAGGCGCTGACCAACGTGCGCCGGCACGCGGTGAACGCCACGCGTGCCGATGTGCGGCTGCGGCGTACCCCCGACTGGTTGTTCGTCCGGGTGACCAACGACGGCGCCGCGGCGCCGCGCGCGACCGACCGCACCGGATACGGGCTGGACGGCCTCGGCGAACGGGTAGCGTCCGTCGGCGGGTGGCTGCGCGCCGGTCCCGGCATCAACGGAGGATGGGTGGTCGACGCGGCGCTTCCGATCGCGGCGGGTGAGGGGGAACGGTGA